The Streptomyces uncialis genomic interval TCGCTCAGCCGCTCCACACCGATCACCAGCACGTACTCCGCGCTGCCGTCGACGACCATGCCACGCGCCAGCGTCAGCCCGTAGCCGAAACCCGCGCAGCCCGCCGAGATGTCGAACGCGGCGGCCTTACGGGTACCGATCCGGTCCGCGATCTCCGTCGCCACCGCCGGGGTCTGCTTGAAGTGCGACACCGTCGACACGACGACCGCGCCGATCTGCTCCGGGGTGATCCCCGCGTCGGCGATCGCCTTCCCCGACGCCTCCAGCGACATCTCCGTCACGGTCTCCTGGTCGTTCGCCCAGTGCCGGGTGGCGATCCCGGACCGCGAACGAATCCACTCGTCGGACGAGTCGATCGTCTCCAGGATCACCTCGTTCGGGACGACCCGTGTCGGACGGTAACCGCCGACACCCAGGATGCGCGCGTACTGCGCACCCCTACCGGTCTTGATCTTCGCCATGCTCTCCGGACTCTCCTTCTCAGGCTCAGGCCGTCTGCCCGGCGTGCTCGGCGATCAGCGCCCGAGCGGCGTCGAGGTCGTCAGGGGTCTTCAGGGCCAGGGTCGGCACACCCGGCAGCGCGCGCTTGGCGAGACCCGTCAGGGTCCCACCCGGGCACACCTCCACCAGCGCCGTCGCCCCCAGCTCCTTGAACGTCTCCATGCACAGGTCCCAGCGCACCGGGTTCGCGACCTGCCCGACCAGCCGGTCCAGCACCTCGCCGCCCGACGCGACCGCACGGCCGTCCTTGTTCGACACGTACGCCACCGCGGGATCCAGCGGAGCCAGCTTCCCGGCCGCTTCCCGCAGCACGTCCACCGCCGGGGCCATGTGCCTGGTGTGGAACGCGCCCGCCACCTTCAGCGGCACCACCCTGCGCACCCCCTCCGGCTTGTCCTCCGCCAGCGCGGCCAGCTCCGCGGCGGTACCCGCCGCCACTATCTGACCCGCGCCGTTCACGTTCGCCGCGGTCAGCCCCAGCTTCTCCAGATACGGCAGCACGACCTCCGGGTCACCGCCCAGCAGCGCCGCCATACCCGTCTCGGTGGCCGCGGCGGCCTCCGCCATCCCCAGCCCACGGGTACGCACCAGCCGCAGCGCCTCCGTCGGGGACAGCACCCCGGCGAACGCGGCGGCGGTGATCTCCCCGACCGAGTGACCCGCGACGACATCCGCCGACAGCCCCGCGAGCGGCGTGGCGGCCGTACGGTCGGCGGCATCCACCGGGTCCGCACCGGTCAGCGCCGCCGCGGACAGGATTCCGGCCGCCACCAGCAGCGGCTGCGCCACCGCGGTGTCACGGATCTCGTCCGCGTCGGCCCGCGTCCCGTAGTGGACGAGGTCGAGGCCGATGGCGGACGACCAGGACGCCACCCGGTCGGCGGCACCGGGCAGGTCGAGCCAAGGAGTCAGGAAGCCGGGCGTCTGCGCGCCTTGGCCGGGAGCGACGAGTACGAGCACACTCACACTCTCTCTTGTCGACGGCGGAAGCCGCCCGTGGGGACAGGGACGAAGAACCGAGGGGGGAATTGTAGGCCCCCTACAAGGCGCCTACGTCGGAACGTCACCGTCGGCCAGCCGGCCGAGGATCAGGGCGATCCGCAGAGTGAACGCCGACCGTACGTCGGAGGGTGACCATCCGGTGACATCAGTCACACGTCGAAGCCGGTAGCGCACGGTGTTGGGATGCACGAACAGCATCCGCGCCGCCCCCTCCAGACTGCTCGCCTGCTCCAGATAGACACTCAGCGTCTCCAGCAGCGCCGAGCCCGCCTCCTCCAGCGGTCTGTAGATCTCCTCCACCAACTGCTCGCGTGCTGCAGGGTCCGACGCGATCGCGCGCTCCGGCAGCAGATCGTCCGCCAGCACCGGGCGCGGCGCGTCCTGCCACGCCCCGCACGCCTTCAGTCCCGCGGCCGCCGCCTGCGCCGACCGCGTCGCCGCCAGCAGGTCCGGGACGATCGGCCCCGCCACCACGGGCCCCTGCGCGTACGGCCCGATCAGGGCCTTCGCCACCTGCAACGGATTGTCGCTGCCGCCCGCGATCACCACGAGCCGGTCACCGAGGACCCCCGTCAGCACCTGGAGCTTCGCGTGCCGCGCGGCCCGGCGGATCGCCTCCACCGTCAGCTCGCTGTCCCCGTCCGGCGCGGTCCCCAGGACCACGCACACATGCTCGGGGGAGTTCCAGCCCAGCGCGGCGGCCCGGCTCACCGCGCCCTCGTCCGCCTCGCCCGACAGCACCGCGTTGACGACCAGGGACTCCAGCCGGGCGTCCCACGCGCCCCGCGCCTCCGCCGCCTGCGCGTACACCTGCGCCGTCGCGAACGCGATCTCCCGCGCGTAGACCAGCAGCGCCTCCCGCAGCACCGACTCGTCGCCCGGCGCCGCGACCTCGTCGATCGCGGACTCCATCACCTCGATCGTCGTCCGCACCATCTCCACGGTCTGGCGCAGCGTGATCGCCCGCGTCAGCTCGCGCGGCGCCGTCCCGAACACATCCGTCGAGATCGCCTGCGGCGCGTTCGGCCGCCGGAACCACTCGGTGAACGCGGCGATACCGGCCTGCGCCACCAGCCCGATCCAGGAACGGTTCTCCGGCGGCATCGCCCGGTACCAGGACAGCGTCTCGTCCATCCGCGCGATCGCCTGCGCGGCGAGACTGCCGGACGACTTCTCCAGCCTGCGCAGCGTCGCGGGGTGGGGGTGCGGCGGGGGAGGGTCCCCGGGGCCGGCCCCACGATGACCGTCGTCCCCGTCGTCGCCCCCACCGTTCCCGCCCCCACCCCGGCCGCCACCGGCCCTGCCGCCGCCACTGCCGCTGCCGCCCTGGCCTGAGCCGCCGGCGGTACGGGACGGGGCGGACCGGCGGGCCGGGTGCTGCGCGGACTCGGCGTCCTCATGGCGCTCGGCGGCCCGCCGGTCAGCGGCATCCGAGGCGGCACCGTCGTCCGAGGCCCCACTGTCCGGAACGCTCATACCGGTGAGGTCGGTGAGGTCGGTGAGGTCGGCGGGTTGTGTGGGTCCGGCAGGTCCGGTGGGTTCCGTGGGGCGGGTGGCTCCGGCGGGGATCGGGGCGGGGTCGGCGGTGCGGACCGGGCGGGTGGTCGTGGACGCGCCGGACGCGCTCGGCGCACCGGATGCGTCACGCGCACCAGGCGCACCGGACGCACCGACCGCCGTGGCGACGGCGACGGGCCGCGACAGCCGAAGTGCCTGAGGTAGCCGGGGCGACCGGGACCCCTGGGAACCTTGGGACCCCTGGGGCCGCTCGACGTGCTGGGATCGCTGGACGTGCTGGGCTCGACGGCCCCGTTCGGCCCGGGTGGGGGACGGCTCGTGGGGCGGCGGACCCACGGTGGCCCGGGAGCCCGCCGGACGCCCACCGGACCTGGGCGGGTCCCCGTACTCGCAGGAATCGGGGTGCACACCGCGCGGGGTCCCCCCGGAGCGCGGCGGCCCCGCGGAACGCCTCACGACGGACGTACCGGGGTCCGGCACACGTGGTCCGCCTGGGTCCGCGGCCCGTGATGAACCGGAGGCGGGGCCGCGCGATGCGCCGTGGGCTGCGGGATCGGTCTTGCCGACGTCGGGTTCGGGCACGATGACAAGACTGCCTTATCGGGACGGCCAAACGTATCCCCGGGGGCGACGACGGCCCGGGAACGGCACAGCCGGCGGACCCGCCGCCCCGACACCCGCCCCTCCCCAAGCACGCGCCCGGCCCCGACACTCCAGTCACCGCCACTCCCGCCCCCGCACGGGCAACACCCGCCCGCCCCACCGAATTCACGCACAGCCCGGCGCCGCCTGGACCGCCCGCACGGCCTGGGGCGCCCGCACGGCCTGGACCGCCCGCACGGCCTGGACCGCCCGCACGGCCTGGACCGCCCGGACTGCCCTGGGGCGCCCGCACAGCTCGCGTAGTCGGACCGCCCGGACCAGCCCGGACCGCCCGCACAGCCCGACCCGTCTGGACCGCCCGCAGGGCCTGGGGCGCCCGGACCGCCCGGACCGCCTGAGGTACCCGCAAAGCTCGCACCGCCCGGCCCGCCCGAGGCGCCCGCCCCCCTCAGCCTCGGGCCGTTGACCCGCCCGCTGCTTCGGCCCATGGACCCGGGCCGTCCGCCCGCCGTGATCCACCGACGGCTACCGTGGGGCCGTGACGGATGTGCGCCGCGCCGCTGAGCGCTACCCCGGAGGCGACCCCGAGGCCGGGATCACCACCCGGCACGCCTTCTCCTTCGGCTCCCACTACGACCCCGACAACCTCCGGTTCGGCGCGGTCATCGCCTGCAACGAGGAACGCCTCGCCCCGGGCGCCGGTTTCGACGAGCACCCGCACAGCCATACCGAGATCATCACGTGGGTCGTCGAGGGCGAGCTCACCCACCGCGACTCCGCCGGCCACACCAGCGTGGTGCGCCCCGGCGACGTCCAGCGCCTCAGCGCCGCGACCGGTGTCCATCACGTCGAACGCAACGACGGCCCCACCCCGCTGACCTTCGTCCAGATGTGGCTGGCCCCGCTGAACCCGGGCGGCGAGCCCCGCTACGAGGTCGTCCGCGGTATCGCCGACTCCACCCCGTACGCCGTCCCCGAGGCCGGGGCCGTACTCCATGTGCGCCGTCTCGCCCCGGCCCAACGCACCGCCGTCCCGGACGCCGCCCAGGTGTACATCCACGTCGTCCGCGGAGACCTCCGGCTGCACCCGACGGACCGCCCCGCACCCGGCGGCATCCCCCACGACCCCCCACATGGCGGGGAGTCCGACACGTCACGCAACGGGGAACCCGACACCCCCGGACCCGACACCCGCCTCGCCCCCGGTGACGCGGCCCGTCTCACCGACCCGAAGGGCCTGGAGCTCACCGCGACCTCCGCGGCCGAGATCCTCCTCTGGGAAATGAGCCCCAGCCCACCCCGCTGACCCCCACCAGCCCCCGGCCCGGCCCCGAGCGACGACACCCTCACCGTTCCGACGGCCCGCCCCCGGTGAGCCCCGACCGCACGGCCCGCGGACCCGCGCGGTACAGGCCGCGCATGACCAGACCAACGCGAACTCCTGCCGCGCATGCCACGCCAACGCACAGCCAGGCCATGCACGCCACGCCGACGCGACACCCAACCGACTCCTGTGTCACGACGACTCTTGCTGTCACGACGACCTCTGTATCGCGACGACTCCGGGAACGCGTCACCCCACCCGTAGGCCGTCAGCGGCGAACGGCCCGCGCACCGGCCGCCCTCACAACTCGGCGAGCACCGCGTCGGTCAGCTTCGGCCATACCTCGACCGCCCACGGGCCGAACGCCCGGTCCGTGAGCGCGACGCACGCCGCTCCGGCACCCCGGCCGTCCGACCACCGCGCGTCCGGGTCGATCCACAGGAACGTACCCGTCTGCCCGAAGTGCCCGAACGTCCTCGGCGACGACGAACTCCCCGTCCAGTGCGGCGACTTGGCGTCCCTGATCTCGAACCCCAGCCCCCAGTCGTTCGGGTTCTGGTGACCGTACCCCGGCAGCACACCCTTGGTGCCCGGGAACTGCACCGTCATCGCCTCCGCCACCGTCCGCGGGTCGAGCAACCGGGGAGCCTGCACCTCCGCGGCGAAGCGCACCAGGTCGTCGACCGTCGACACCCCGTCCTTGGCCGGGGAGGCGTTCCCGTCCAAGGACGTGTCCACCATCCCCAACGGCTCAAGCACCGCCTGCCGCAGATACTCCCCGAACGGGATCTCCGTCGCCTTCGCCACATGATCGGCGAGCACCTCGAACCCGGCGTTCGAGTACAGCCGCCGCCCCCCGGGCTCCGCCATCACCCTGTGCTCGTCGAACGCCAGCCCACTGGTGTGCGCCAGCAGATGCCGTACGGTCGCCCCCTCCGGCCCCGCCGCCTCGTCCAGCTCGACCGCGCCCTCCTCGTACGCCACCAGCACCGCGTACGCCGCCAGGGGTTTGGTCACCGAGGCCAACGCGAACCGTTGCCCGGTGGGCCCGAACGCCCCCACCAACTCCCCGTCGGCCCGTACCACCGCACCAGCGGCAGCCGGAACCGGCCACCCTTCCATCAACCCGAGGCTCTGCATGCTCCCGACCCTATCCACCCGCCAGGGAGGGGGCCCTCCCCCTCCCCTCCCACCCCGCCTAAACACGCTTGCCTGGAGTGCACTCCAAGGTCCTAGCGTGGCGGTCATGACGGTGATGGAAACGGTGACCCAGACCACGCCAGCCCCCACCCCGCTGACCCCCACCACGCCGACCCCGGGGGCCGGTCCGGACACCCGCTCCGGTCTCGCCCACCCCACAAGCCCCACCGGCCCGCGTCCGGCCGACGCGCACGCCCCCGCCGAAACGACGTACCTGACTCCCAGGGACGGCGTCACCACCTCCGTCCCGGGCCCGGACCCCGGGGAGCCGGCTTGTGCCGCCGAGCCCTCCCCGTATCCGCGCCCCGAAGGGCAGGACCGCTACACGATCAGCGAGGTCGCGGCACACACCGGTCTCACCGCCCACACCCTGCGCTGGTACGAGCGGATCGGCCTGATGCCGCACATCGACCGCTCCCACACCGGTCAGCGCCGCTACCGCAACCGCGACCTCGACTGGCTCGACCTCGTAGGCAAGCTCCGGCTCACCGGGATGCCGGTCGCCGGCATGGTCCGCTTCGCCGAACTCGTCCGCGACGGTGACCACAACTTCCCCGAGCGGCAACGGCTCCTGGAAGCCACCCGCCGCGATGTGCTGACCCGGATCGCCGAGCTCCGCGACACGCTCGCCGTCCTGGACCACAAGATCGACTTCTATTCCACAGCCGCTTCCCCCTCCGAGAGGAACCTCACCCAATGACGCGTCTCACGACCACCCGCCTCGGCGCCGACGGACCCCAGGTCGGACTCCAAGGACTCGGCTGCATGGGCATGACCTTCGCCTACGGCCCCACCGACACCGACGAGGCCCGAGCCACCCTGGAACGCGCCCTCGAACTCGGCGTCACCCTGTACGACACCGCCGACGTCTACGGCGCAGGCGACAACGAACGCTTCCTCGCCCCCTTCCTCCGGGCCCATCGCGACGAGATCGTCCTCGCCACGAAGTTCGCCCTGTCGATCGACCCCGACGACCCGACCAACCGCTCCATCAACAACGACCCCTCCTACATACGCTCCAGCGTCGACGCCAGCCTCCAGCGCCTCGGCATCGACACCATCGACCTGTACTACATGCACCGTCGCGCACCCGGCGCGCCCATCGAGGAGACCGTCGGCGCCATGGCCGAGCTGGTCCAGGCCGGCAAGGTCAAGCATCTGGGCCTCAGCGAGGTCACCGGCCAGGAACTGCGCACCGCTCACGCCGTCCACCCGATCGCCGCCGTCCAGTCCGAGTGGTCCCTCTTCAGCCGGGACATCGAACGGGGCGTCGTCCCCACCGCCGCCGAACTCGGCATCGCCCTCGTGCCCTACTCCCCGCTCGGCCGCGGCTTCCTCACCGGGTCCTTCGTCAGCGCCGACAAGGAACTCACCGCCGACGACTTCCGCCGTGAACTGCCCCGCTTCACCGGCACCAACGCCACCGCCAACGCCTCCCTCCTCACCCCCATCCGTACGGTCGCCGCCGCTCACCACGCCACCCTCGGCCAGGTCGCCCTCGCCTGGGTGCACCAGCAGGCCGACATCCACGGCCTGTCCGTGATCCCCATCCCCGGCACCCGCAGCCGCAGCCGTGTCGAGGAGAACACCGCCGCCATCCGTATCTCGCTCAGCGACGAGGAACTGTCCCTCCTCGACCCCCTCGCCGCCCAGGTCTCCGGCGAGCGCTACGCCGACATGACCTTCACCTCGGCGGGCCGCGAGTAACACCCCCAGGCGCCCGTGCCCCCCTGTCCGCAGACGTCACGACCCGCTGCCGGCAGCCGCGAGAGCAACACCCGGCCCTCGCCCCGGCCCTGACACCGGCCCCGACCCTGGCGCCCGACCTCGACCACTCACCCTGACCACTCACCTCGCCCGCCCACTCCACCGCCGGCCCCGCCGGGGCGTCCACGCTCGTGGGCGGCCCGGCGCCCGCCTGTCTACGCCAACCCCAGGGCGAATGCCGCGAAACCCGCCGCCAGCAGCCCGGCCACCGCCCTTCTGGTCCGACCCGTCCCCGCCCACGGGGACTCGAAGCCGCGCGTCCATCTGCCGACCACGACCAAGAGCAACGCGAACACGGGAATCCACGCCAACCGCGCTCCGATCCACCCCACGCTCTCCGGCGCCCCGACCAGGCCAGTCACCGCGCCGAACAGTGACGCCGGCACGGCCGCCACCAGCATCGCCGTCTGATGCCAGCAGAGGATCGTCATCGCCGACAGATTGATCACCACGACCGGAGCCCACAGCCCCGGCCTCCGCAACGCCCGGCCGATCCGGTCCCGCAGCAGCATCGCCGCCCCGCACTGCGCCGCGGCCAGTGCCAGCACCAGCAGCGACGGCGGATGGGAGTTCGTCCGCTCCGCTCCTGGCACCCCCACCATCGACGCCGGGTAGTGGAAGACCGCCAACAGCGCCACGAACAGCGCCACACCCCCGCCGAGCAGCACCCAGGCCCCGCGCCGCCCCAGCCGCGCCTGCGACCAGCACACCCCGAGCTGATAGGCGAACATCCAGCCCGGCAAGAGATTCAACAGGCTCAGCGAAGAAGGCATCGCCTCCGCGTAGGGGCCGTACCGCAGGAAATCCACCACCGCCACGGAACCGATCAGGGGAGCCGCCGCCCAGGCCCCCAGCCGCTCCGCCGCCCGTATGCACAGCGGTGT includes:
- a CDS encoding serine hydrolase domain-containing protein; translated protein: MQSLGLMEGWPVPAAAGAVVRADGELVGAFGPTGQRFALASVTKPLAAYAVLVAYEEGAVELDEAAGPEGATVRHLLAHTSGLAFDEHRVMAEPGGRRLYSNAGFEVLADHVAKATEIPFGEYLRQAVLEPLGMVDTSLDGNASPAKDGVSTVDDLVRFAAEVQAPRLLDPRTVAEAMTVQFPGTKGVLPGYGHQNPNDWGLGFEIRDAKSPHWTGSSSSPRTFGHFGQTGTFLWIDPDARWSDGRGAGAACVALTDRAFGPWAVEVWPKLTDAVLAEL
- a CDS encoding PucR family transcriptional regulator; protein product: MSVPDSGASDDGAASDAADRRAAERHEDAESAQHPARRSAPSRTAGGSGQGGSGSGGGRAGGGRGGGGNGGGDDGDDGHRGAGPGDPPPPHPHPATLRRLEKSSGSLAAQAIARMDETLSWYRAMPPENRSWIGLVAQAGIAAFTEWFRRPNAPQAISTDVFGTAPRELTRAITLRQTVEMVRTTIEVMESAIDEVAAPGDESVLREALLVYAREIAFATAQVYAQAAEARGAWDARLESLVVNAVLSGEADEGAVSRAAALGWNSPEHVCVVLGTAPDGDSELTVEAIRRAARHAKLQVLTGVLGDRLVVIAGGSDNPLQVAKALIGPYAQGPVVAGPIVPDLLAATRSAQAAAAGLKACGAWQDAPRPVLADDLLPERAIASDPAAREQLVEEIYRPLEEAGSALLETLSVYLEQASSLEGAARMLFVHPNTVRYRLRRVTDVTGWSPSDVRSAFTLRIALILGRLADGDVPT
- a CDS encoding MerR family transcriptional regulator, which produces MTPRDGVTTSVPGPDPGEPACAAEPSPYPRPEGQDRYTISEVAAHTGLTAHTLRWYERIGLMPHIDRSHTGQRRYRNRDLDWLDLVGKLRLTGMPVAGMVRFAELVRDGDHNFPERQRLLEATRRDVLTRIAELRDTLAVLDHKIDFYSTAASPSERNLTQ
- a CDS encoding aldo/keto reductase — translated: MTRLTTTRLGADGPQVGLQGLGCMGMTFAYGPTDTDEARATLERALELGVTLYDTADVYGAGDNERFLAPFLRAHRDEIVLATKFALSIDPDDPTNRSINNDPSYIRSSVDASLQRLGIDTIDLYYMHRRAPGAPIEETVGAMAELVQAGKVKHLGLSEVTGQELRTAHAVHPIAAVQSEWSLFSRDIERGVVPTAAELGIALVPYSPLGRGFLTGSFVSADKELTADDFRRELPRFTGTNATANASLLTPIRTVAAAHHATLGQVALAWVHQQADIHGLSVIPIPGTRSRSRVEENTAAIRISLSDEELSLLDPLAAQVSGERYADMTFTSAGRE
- a CDS encoding ACP S-malonyltransferase, whose product is MLVLVAPGQGAQTPGFLTPWLDLPGAADRVASWSSAIGLDLVHYGTRADADEIRDTAVAQPLLVAAGILSAAALTGADPVDAADRTAATPLAGLSADVVAGHSVGEITAAAFAGVLSPTEALRLVRTRGLGMAEAAAATETGMAALLGGDPEVVLPYLEKLGLTAANVNGAGQIVAAGTAAELAALAEDKPEGVRRVVPLKVAGAFHTRHMAPAVDVLREAAGKLAPLDPAVAYVSNKDGRAVASGGEVLDRLVGQVANPVRWDLCMETFKELGATALVEVCPGGTLTGLAKRALPGVPTLALKTPDDLDAARALIAEHAGQTA
- a CDS encoding pirin family protein, with the translated sequence MTDVRRAAERYPGGDPEAGITTRHAFSFGSHYDPDNLRFGAVIACNEERLAPGAGFDEHPHSHTEIITWVVEGELTHRDSAGHTSVVRPGDVQRLSAATGVHHVERNDGPTPLTFVQMWLAPLNPGGEPRYEVVRGIADSTPYAVPEAGAVLHVRRLAPAQRTAVPDAAQVYIHVVRGDLRLHPTDRPAPGGIPHDPPHGGESDTSRNGEPDTPGPDTRLAPGDAARLTDPKGLELTATSAAEILLWEMSPSPPR
- a CDS encoding acyltransferase family protein, whose translation is MARVPGSSTLSRAIGRAGAAAGAIDAKTPPSRDRAIDGLRAMALLAVPTGHWLLGGFTLGADGALRNASPLSAFGSLAPISWVLQMLGVFFLVGGYASALSYRRTRQRGGSAADWLRQRLARLGRPVLGVTAVWAVLIPVLTAAGIPETTLRTGSTLVVQPLWFVGVYAVITALTPLCIRAAERLGAWAAAPLIGSVAVVDFLRYGPYAEAMPSSLSLLNLLPGWMFAYQLGVCWSQARLGRRGAWVLLGGGVALFVALLAVFHYPASMVGVPGAERTNSHPPSLLVLALAAAQCGAAMLLRDRIGRALRRPGLWAPVVVINLSAMTILCWHQTAMLVAAVPASLFGAVTGLVGAPESVGWIGARLAWIPVFALLLVVVGRWTRGFESPWAGTGRTRRAVAGLLAAGFAAFALGLA